Proteins co-encoded in one Pseudorhizobium banfieldiae genomic window:
- a CDS encoding adenosine kinase, translated as MPQFDVLTVGNAIVDIIARCDDQFLAENDIIKGAMNLIDAERAELLYSRMGPAVEASGGSAGNTAAGVAGIGGRAAYFGKVAEDQLGSIFQHDIRAQGVHYATKPQGTNPPTARSMIFVTPDGERSMNTYLGACVEFGPGDVEPAVVAESAVTYFEGYLWDPPRAKEAILECARIAHENGREVSMTLSDPFCVDRYRSEFLDLMRSGTVDIVFANRQEALSLYETDDFELALKSIAADCKLAAVTLSEEGAIILRGEERVKIDAYKVDDLVDTTGAGDLFAAGFLYGYTQGRSLSDCGKLGCLSAAIVIKQIGPRPMVPLRDAAVGEGLL; from the coding sequence ATGCCGCAGTTTGATGTTTTGACGGTAGGAAACGCGATCGTAGATATCATCGCCCGATGTGACGACCAGTTTCTAGCCGAGAATGACATCATCAAGGGCGCGATGAACCTGATCGACGCCGAGCGTGCAGAACTCCTCTATTCCAGGATGGGCCCTGCGGTCGAAGCATCTGGAGGATCGGCCGGCAATACCGCGGCAGGCGTTGCCGGTATCGGTGGCAGGGCTGCATACTTCGGAAAGGTAGCCGAGGATCAGCTTGGCAGCATCTTCCAGCATGACATCCGCGCACAGGGGGTGCATTATGCGACGAAGCCGCAGGGGACCAATCCACCCACCGCGCGCTCGATGATCTTCGTCACCCCGGATGGCGAACGGTCGATGAATACCTATCTCGGCGCCTGCGTTGAATTCGGCCCCGGCGACGTGGAGCCTGCGGTCGTTGCCGAATCCGCCGTCACCTATTTCGAGGGCTACCTCTGGGATCCGCCACGGGCCAAGGAGGCGATCTTGGAGTGCGCCCGGATCGCCCATGAGAACGGGCGGGAAGTCTCCATGACTTTGTCGGACCCGTTCTGCGTCGATCGCTATCGTTCCGAGTTCCTGGACCTGATGCGCTCGGGCACCGTCGACATCGTCTTCGCCAACAGGCAGGAGGCGCTGTCGCTCTACGAGACGGATGACTTCGAACTGGCCCTGAAGAGCATCGCCGCGGATTGCAAGCTTGCTGCCGTCACCCTCAGTGAGGAAGGCGCCATCATCCTTCGCGGCGAGGAGCGCGTGAAGATCGATGCCTACAAGGTCGATGACTTGGTCGACACCACGGGCGCAGGTGATCTCTTCGCTGCCGGCTTCCTCTATGGATATACCCAAGGCCGCTCGCTTTCCGATTGCGGCAAGCTCGGATGCCTCTCGGCGGCGATCGTCATCAAGCAGATCGGCCCGCGCCCCATGGTTCCACTGCGCGATGCCGCGGTCGGCGAGGGTCTGCTGTAG
- a CDS encoding 3-deoxy-manno-octulosonate cytidylyltransferase, with amino-acid sequence MTDIANERTLVLIPARMASTRLPGKPLADIAGLPMIVQVATRAREADVGRIIVAVDHQDTYDAVEAAGFEVLMTRGDHQSGSDRIFEAVQKADPEGKIDVVVNVQGDLPTIEPESVRAALRPLENSSVDIATLTVEISDEHEKTNPNVVKVVGSPLSPTRLRALYFTRATAPYGPGPLYHHIGLYAYRRKALERFVSLGPSALEKRESLEQLRALEAGMRIDVEIVDSVPLGVDTPADLEKARAILSSRSS; translated from the coding sequence ATGACCGATATCGCCAATGAGCGGACGCTGGTGCTCATCCCTGCGCGCATGGCCTCGACCCGGCTGCCCGGAAAGCCGCTGGCAGACATTGCTGGCCTGCCGATGATCGTCCAGGTCGCAACGCGTGCGCGGGAAGCCGATGTGGGCCGGATCATCGTCGCAGTAGACCATCAGGACACATATGATGCAGTCGAGGCGGCGGGCTTCGAGGTCCTCATGACCCGAGGCGACCACCAGTCGGGCTCCGATCGGATCTTCGAAGCCGTCCAGAAGGCGGACCCGGAGGGAAAAATCGACGTGGTCGTAAACGTGCAGGGAGACCTGCCGACCATCGAGCCAGAATCCGTGCGCGCTGCCCTCCGTCCCCTGGAGAACTCCAGCGTCGACATCGCCACACTAACGGTCGAAATCTCCGACGAACACGAGAAGACGAACCCCAACGTGGTCAAGGTCGTCGGTTCGCCGCTTTCGCCGACACGGCTACGGGCGCTCTACTTCACCCGTGCCACGGCACCGTACGGGCCGGGTCCGCTCTACCATCACATTGGGCTCTATGCGTACCGCCGAAAGGCGCTGGAGCGCTTTGTCTCGCTTGGACCGTCTGCACTTGAGAAGCGTGAGTCGCTCGAACAGTTGCGGGCCCTCGAAGCCGGCATGCGCATCGACGTTGAAATCGTTGACTCGGTTCCGCTCGGTGTCGATACTCCGGCCGATCTTGAAAAGGCTCGTGCAATTCTCTCCAGCCGCTCTTCCTGA
- a CDS encoding AEC family transporter, with the protein MSAVLINVAPVFLLILIGWILARTKVLNEATGDALGEFVFKIAVPMLIFSTLANAHFDGVSPFRLWAAYFAGVAVTWTASHLIAKHVFKRDDKIGVIAGMSAAFANNVFIGLPLVGRSVGAEGLLALSILLAIHLPLMMIVGTILMERATVIVDGGKGRGSKVILAQVGWNLVRNPLVIALGAGLAFSLSGLTLTPVLSTVVTQLSSAAGPAALISIGMTLTRYPVRGNIGLTGAIAALKLLLLPAAVFLMGKALGLSPAWAAALVLTSSVPTGINAWLIAQRFRAGQNIAASTISVTTALGVVSVSFWAWLLA; encoded by the coding sequence TTGTCCGCAGTTCTCATAAACGTAGCCCCTGTCTTCCTGCTCATCCTTATCGGCTGGATTCTTGCCCGAACGAAAGTCCTGAACGAGGCAACGGGGGATGCCCTTGGAGAATTCGTCTTCAAGATCGCGGTGCCCATGCTGATCTTCAGCACCCTGGCTAACGCCCATTTCGACGGCGTCTCCCCCTTCCGCCTGTGGGCCGCCTATTTTGCAGGGGTGGCTGTCACCTGGACAGCCAGTCATCTGATCGCAAAGCATGTCTTCAAGCGAGACGACAAGATCGGCGTGATCGCTGGAATGTCGGCTGCCTTCGCGAACAATGTGTTCATTGGCCTGCCGCTCGTGGGACGCTCGGTCGGAGCCGAGGGGCTGCTCGCCCTTTCCATACTCCTTGCGATCCACCTGCCGCTGATGATGATCGTCGGCACCATCCTGATGGAACGGGCCACCGTGATCGTCGATGGGGGCAAGGGGCGCGGATCGAAGGTCATCCTCGCTCAGGTTGGTTGGAACCTCGTCCGCAACCCGCTGGTAATAGCACTCGGCGCCGGCCTCGCCTTCAGCCTCTCCGGGCTGACGCTAACCCCGGTTCTCTCGACCGTGGTGACGCAATTGTCGAGCGCGGCAGGACCGGCCGCGCTAATTTCGATCGGGATGACCCTCACACGTTATCCGGTACGCGGCAATATCGGGCTGACGGGCGCGATCGCTGCCCTGAAGCTGCTACTCCTGCCTGCTGCGGTATTCCTGATGGGCAAGGCGCTCGGCCTCAGCCCGGCATGGGCGGCGGCCCTCGTGCTGACCTCGTCGGTGCCGACCGGCATCAATGCGTGGCTGATCGCCCAACGGTTCCGGGCAGGACAAAACATCGCCGCCTCCACCATCAGCGTCACCACGGCGCTTGGGGTCGTTTCGGTCAGCTTCTGGGCATGGCTTCTCGCCTAG
- a CDS encoding c-type cytochrome, giving the protein MNSYVNMAVGAFLATVFVMMTVSIASDGIWHSEVPEQAGFAIVAAETGGEEGGAEEEAAVPIATLLASADAAAGESSFKKCASCHTADQGGANKVGPGLWDVVNRPIASHEGFSYSAAMKDFSEGGSVVWDYDHLNGFLLAPKQHVPGTAMGFAGLKKDDERANVIAYLRSLSGNPAPLPEAEAAPAEGEAAAPAAEGAAPAEEAAPAADAPAAGEGEAAAPAEAPAAPAGEAPAAEGAAPAAEAPAAPAAEEPAPVGQQPAPANN; this is encoded by the coding sequence ATGAACTCGTACGTGAACATGGCGGTAGGAGCCTTTCTTGCCACCGTTTTCGTGATGATGACGGTTTCGATTGCGTCCGACGGAATCTGGCACTCGGAAGTTCCGGAACAGGCAGGCTTTGCCATTGTCGCCGCGGAAACCGGTGGTGAGGAGGGCGGCGCCGAGGAAGAAGCTGCCGTGCCTATCGCGACCCTGCTGGCCAGCGCCGACGCTGCAGCCGGAGAGTCTTCGTTCAAGAAGTGTGCGAGCTGTCACACCGCCGATCAGGGCGGCGCCAACAAGGTCGGGCCCGGCCTTTGGGACGTTGTAAATAGGCCGATCGCTTCGCACGAAGGCTTCAGCTATTCGGCAGCGATGAAGGATTTTTCTGAGGGCGGTTCTGTCGTCTGGGACTACGATCATCTCAACGGCTTCCTGCTGGCGCCGAAGCAGCACGTTCCTGGTACGGCCATGGGCTTTGCCGGCCTGAAGAAGGACGACGAACGGGCGAACGTCATTGCCTACCTGCGGTCGCTGTCTGGCAACCCGGCTCCGCTGCCGGAGGCTGAAGCCGCTCCCGCCGAGGGTGAAGCCGCTGCTCCCGCTGCTGAAGGTGCTGCTCCTGCGGAGGAAGCTGCTCCTGCGGCGGACGCTCCTGCCGCTGGCGAAGGTGAAGCCGCTGCTCCGGCCGAGGCTCCTGCCGCTCCTGCTGGCGAAGCGCCCGCAGCCGAAGGTGCAGCACCTGCAGCCGAAGCGCCGGCCGCTCCTGCCGCGGAAGAGCCAGCACCGGTAGGCCAGCAGCCTGCACCGGCCAACAACTGA
- a CDS encoding prephenate dehydratase: MTQTTNRIAFQGDFGANSDMACRDMFPSMQPLPCPTFEDAFVALESGEADLAMIPIENTIAGRVADIHYLLPESRLHIIGEYFMPIRFQLMVLPGVTREEVRTVHSHIHALGQCRKIIRSNGWKAVVAGDTAGAAKLVAEKGDRTMAALAPRLAADLYGLHILAENVEDTENNVTRFVVLSRDEHWAKREDESEIIVTTFVFNVRNIPAALYKAMGGFATNGVNMTKLESYQLGGKFVATQFYADIEGHPDDPAVRRALEELRFFSEKVRILGVYKGHPMRGALQKH, encoded by the coding sequence ATGACCCAGACCACCAACAGGATCGCCTTCCAGGGCGACTTCGGCGCCAATTCCGATATGGCATGCCGGGACATGTTCCCGTCCATGCAGCCGCTCCCCTGCCCGACCTTCGAGGACGCCTTCGTGGCGCTGGAGAGCGGAGAGGCGGATCTGGCAATGATCCCGATCGAGAATACGATCGCAGGGCGGGTTGCGGACATCCACTATCTCCTGCCGGAATCGCGGCTGCACATCATCGGCGAGTATTTCATGCCGATCCGCTTCCAGCTCATGGTGCTGCCAGGCGTGACGCGGGAAGAAGTACGAACGGTGCACAGCCATATCCACGCGCTCGGCCAGTGCCGCAAGATCATACGCTCCAACGGCTGGAAAGCAGTCGTCGCGGGCGACACGGCCGGTGCCGCCAAGCTAGTGGCCGAAAAGGGAGACCGGACCATGGCCGCCCTCGCCCCGCGGCTTGCCGCCGATCTCTATGGTCTCCATATCCTGGCCGAGAATGTCGAGGACACCGAGAACAACGTGACGCGTTTCGTCGTCCTCTCACGGGACGAGCACTGGGCGAAGCGGGAGGACGAGTCCGAGATCATCGTCACCACCTTCGTTTTCAACGTCCGCAACATCCCGGCCGCCCTCTACAAGGCCATGGGTGGATTTGCCACCAACGGCGTCAACATGACGAAGCTGGAGAGCTATCAGTTGGGCGGCAAGTTCGTCGCCACCCAGTTCTATGCGGACATCGAGGGACATCCCGACGACCCGGCGGTGCGGCGGGCACTCGAGGAGTTGCGGTTCTTCTCCGAGAAGGTCCGCATCCTCGGCGTCTACAAGGGTCATCCGATGCGCGGGGCGCTGCAGAAGCACTGA
- a CDS encoding SH3 domain-containing protein — MRSVILTLLLAVSIGAIPALHSTPSLAQGAKGPSGLPLPRFVSLKSKRVNIRIGPSTDYAVAWMYLKSGTPMEIIQEYDNWRRVRDADGTEGWVNQALLSGERTAVAAPWMRGKAEDVFVNMRREPQSSATVTAKLQPGVVISIDECNGDWCHASVNGAEGWVSQAEIWGAYPGEAFR, encoded by the coding sequence ATGCGCAGCGTCATCCTTACCCTACTGCTGGCAGTCTCCATCGGAGCGATCCCGGCGCTCCATTCCACTCCTTCCCTTGCACAAGGCGCGAAGGGGCCAAGCGGCCTGCCCCTGCCCCGCTTTGTCAGCCTGAAGTCCAAGCGGGTGAATATCCGCATCGGTCCCAGCACCGACTATGCAGTCGCGTGGATGTATCTGAAATCGGGCACGCCGATGGAGATCATCCAGGAATACGACAACTGGCGGCGCGTCCGGGACGCCGATGGTACCGAAGGCTGGGTCAACCAGGCGCTCCTGTCGGGTGAACGAACGGCGGTGGCGGCTCCCTGGATGCGCGGCAAGGCAGAGGACGTCTTCGTCAATATGCGCCGCGAACCACAGTCCTCCGCAACCGTGACAGCAAAGCTCCAGCCCGGCGTCGTCATCTCGATCGACGAGTGCAATGGCGACTGGTGCCATGCGTCGGTCAATGGCGCCGAAGGCTGGGTCAGCCAGGCGGAAATATGGGGAGCATATCCCGGAGAGGCGTTCAGGTAG